The following coding sequences are from one Geothrix sp. window:
- a CDS encoding 3-oxoacyl-ACP synthase III family protein translates to MNRFATIASTSCYLPEIEVTNDELRQRFAHIPDFVDLMEASSGIRSRWHAPEDWATSDLALPAAKLALERAGLRPEDVDLIILGTDSPDYITPATSVVLQYKLGAVNAGTFDVGCACASFPTALASGAGWIATNPAIKTVLVVGAYLMHKLASPDDPMSFFYGDGAGAVVLVASDRPGFLGAAARAGGAYHKHWGIFSGGTYEPATQESVAAGRTTVKMLERYPPEINHEGWPKVVRMLAAGSGFPIADIDFILFTQVRKPSIDLVMADLGLPMEKTHTIMEGWGYTGSACLPMALDDALAKKKLHSGDRLVLVGSGVGYNQAAVAFVMP, encoded by the coding sequence ATGAACCGATTCGCGACGATCGCATCCACAAGCTGCTATCTGCCCGAGATCGAGGTCACCAACGACGAGCTCCGCCAGCGCTTCGCGCACATCCCCGACTTCGTGGACCTGATGGAGGCCTCCTCGGGCATCCGCAGCCGGTGGCATGCCCCCGAGGACTGGGCGACCTCGGACCTGGCCCTGCCGGCGGCGAAGCTGGCCCTGGAGCGCGCGGGGCTGCGCCCCGAAGACGTGGACCTGATCATCCTCGGCACGGACTCGCCGGACTACATCACCCCCGCCACCTCGGTGGTTCTCCAGTACAAGCTGGGGGCGGTGAATGCCGGGACCTTCGACGTCGGCTGCGCCTGCGCCTCCTTCCCCACGGCCCTGGCCTCGGGGGCCGGCTGGATCGCCACCAACCCGGCCATCAAGACGGTGCTGGTGGTGGGCGCCTACCTGATGCACAAGCTGGCTTCTCCGGACGATCCCATGAGCTTTTTCTACGGGGACGGAGCCGGCGCCGTGGTCCTGGTGGCCTCCGACCGTCCCGGGTTCCTCGGCGCGGCGGCCCGGGCCGGGGGCGCCTACCACAAGCACTGGGGCATCTTCTCCGGCGGCACCTACGAACCGGCGACGCAGGAATCCGTGGCTGCGGGCCGCACCACGGTGAAGATGCTCGAGCGTTATCCCCCCGAGATCAACCACGAGGGCTGGCCGAAGGTGGTGCGCATGCTGGCCGCCGGCAGCGGGTTCCCCATTGCCGACATCGACTTCATCCTCTTCACCCAGGTCCGGAAGCCCTCCATCGATCTGGTGATGGCCGACCTTGGACTGCCCATGGAGAAGACCCACACCATCATGGAGGGCTGGGGCTACACCGGCTCGGCCTGCCTCCCCATGGCGCTGGACGACGCGCTCGCCAAGAAGAAGCTCCACTCCGGCGACCGGCTCGTGCTGGTCGGCTCGGGGGTGGGCTACAACCAGGCCGCCGTGGCCTTCGTCATGCCCTGA
- a CDS encoding TetR/AcrR family transcriptional regulator — protein sequence MKLTQGEKSERSRGLILEAALQLFSKQGYRGTSIREIAEAAGLSTGNVYHHFPDKETLFRTLLDQYWEAIDTPEFPFNKALAAGAFPDDLEALAEAARESVTTYRRHVALIYVDVVEFDGTHIRKFYSGMSGRFETFLSRRFPDGQLKDQLAPGLDPTTALMLASRVFLQYFAVEVLFGVPDQLGQETPKALKEISKILRRGFLRPPESGK from the coding sequence TTGAAATTGACCCAGGGGGAGAAGTCCGAACGAAGCCGCGGCTTGATCCTGGAGGCGGCTCTCCAGCTCTTCTCGAAGCAGGGCTACCGGGGCACCAGCATCCGGGAGATCGCCGAGGCCGCGGGGCTGTCCACGGGCAATGTCTACCACCACTTCCCGGACAAGGAGACCCTGTTCAGGACCCTCCTCGACCAGTACTGGGAAGCCATCGACACGCCGGAATTCCCCTTCAACAAGGCGCTGGCCGCGGGGGCCTTCCCCGATGATCTCGAGGCCCTGGCCGAAGCTGCCCGGGAAAGCGTCACCACCTACCGCCGGCACGTGGCCCTGATCTACGTGGACGTGGTCGAGTTCGACGGCACCCACATCCGGAAGTTCTACTCGGGGATGTCCGGCCGGTTCGAGACGTTCCTGAGCCGCCGCTTCCCCGATGGCCAGCTGAAGGATCAGCTGGCACCAGGACTGGACCCGACCACGGCGCTCATGCTGGCCAGCCGGGTCTTCCTCCAGTACTTCGCGGTGGAGGTCCTGTTCGGGGTGCCCGATCAGCTGGGCCAGGAGACCCCCAAGGCCCTGAAGGAGATCTCGAAGATCCTCCGCCGGGGCTTTCTGCGGCCTCCGGAATCAGGGAAATAA
- the radC gene encoding RadC family protein produces MRILDLSPDQRPRERLLAGHGEGLADAELLALLWGTGRQGQSAVELAQTVLGRTGGIAGLLGLGLTDWLEQPGLGPAKAGQLWAAVELARRGQRSAERPRITSPRAAGAYLLPRCQGWTEERFGLLALNAKGDLLAERILSQGTTTATLISPREFFREALRYGATTALAYHNHPSGDPTPSREDTQLTRRLQAAGESLGVPLADHLILGNGRYHSFRAAEGWDGKA; encoded by the coding sequence ATGCGAATCCTTGATCTCTCTCCTGACCAGCGCCCCCGGGAGCGTCTGCTGGCGGGCCACGGCGAAGGCCTGGCCGACGCGGAGCTGCTGGCCCTGCTCTGGGGCACCGGACGACAGGGCCAGAGTGCGGTGGAGCTGGCGCAGACCGTCCTGGGCCGCACCGGCGGCATCGCCGGACTGCTCGGCCTCGGGCTCACTGACTGGCTGGAGCAGCCGGGTCTGGGGCCCGCCAAGGCCGGCCAGCTCTGGGCCGCGGTGGAGCTCGCCCGGCGCGGGCAGCGCAGCGCCGAGCGCCCGCGCATCACCAGCCCGAGGGCGGCCGGGGCCTACCTGCTGCCGCGCTGCCAGGGCTGGACCGAAGAGCGCTTCGGCCTGCTGGCCCTGAATGCCAAGGGCGACCTGCTGGCCGAACGCATCCTCAGCCAGGGCACCACCACGGCCACCCTCATCAGCCCCCGCGAGTTCTTCCGCGAGGCCCTCCGCTACGGCGCCACCACGGCCCTGGCCTACCACAACCACCCCAGCGGCGACCCCACGCCCAGCCGGGAGGACACCCAGCTCACCCGCCGCCTCCAGGCCGCCGGCGAGTCCCTGGGGGTTCCCCTCGCCGATCACCTCATCCTGGGGAACGGCCGCTACCACAGCTTCCGGGCGGCGGAGGGATGGGATGGGAAGGCCTAG